GGTCGACGTGTACGCACTGCTGAGCTCCCTCGACGAGGGCCAGGGCGACACCGGCGGATTCCGCCATGACGCCCTGCGCTTCGGCAAGACGCTCGAGGACGGCGGCGCGGGACAGATCGCCCGGCTCGAGGAGTTCGCTCTGCTGATCGCCTCGCTGACCGGTCGACCCCTGCTCTAGTCCCGGTCGAGGATTATCTCGATCGTGCTCAATTTATGCGGCGATCTCCGCGCGCAGCGCCTCGCGGTCGTCCTCGGCGAGCGGCGTGGCGTCGCCGTCGGCGCGTCGCAGGTGGATGCACTCGCCCGGGCAGTCCTTGATCGCGTCGAGCACGTCGAGGCGCAGATGCACCGGGACCGGCACCGTCGCGCCCGTCGCGAGCTGCAGTTCCCCGGCGTCGTTCTTGACGTAGGCGAGCCCGTCGACGTCGAATTCGAAGACCTCAGGAGCATACTGAGCGCACAAACCATCGCCTGTGCATAGATCTTGATCAACCCAGACGTGAAGCTCGTTGTCGCTCGCCATGCCCCGACCGTACCGCACTGCGAGATCACAATTGTTGACGGCCGTGTCGGAGGGGTTTCCTTAGGGCTAGGAGCGGCTAGTGTTAAGGCAACGCACAACCAGCTCAACCCCCGGGGAGGTGGGACGTGGCACGTAGCGACGACGCGGATGCGCGCGCCGCACGGTGGGAGAAAGAGTCCAACGATCTCTCCGCCCAGGTCGCGTTCCTTCAAGAGGAGCTCGCCCTACTGCGGCGGAAAGTGTCCGAGAGCCCGCGTCACGTGCGGCAGCTGGAGGAGCGGCTCGCCGCGACTCAGGCACAGCTGTCACGCCTGACGGAGAACAACGAACGACTGGTCGCGACGCTCAAGGAAGCCCGCGCCCAGATCGTGACGCTCAAGGAAGAGATCGACAGGCTCGCTCAACCGCCGAGCGGTTATGGCGTGTTCCTGAGCCGGCACGAAGACGGCACAGTCGACGTCTTCACTGGTGGCCGCAAACTCCGGGTGGCGGTTTCGCCGTCGCTCGATGTCGATGAGCTGCAGCGTGGGCAGGAAGTCCTGCTCAACGACGCGCTCAACATCGTCGACGCGTTCGGATTCGAGCGCACCGGCGAGGTTGTCATGCTCAGGGAGATCCTCGACGGGGGTGACCGCGCGCTGGTCATCTCGCACGCCGACGAGGAGCGCATCGTCTACCTGGCCGAGTCTCTGGCCGGTCAGCCGCTTCGCGCGGGTGACTCGCTGATGATCGAGCCTCGCTCGGCATACGCCTACGAGCGTATTCCGAAGAGCGAGGTCGAGGAGCTCGTCCTCGAAGAGGTGCCCGACGTCAACTACGAGGACATCGGTGGCCTCCAGCGGCAGATCGAGCAGATCCGCGACGCGGTGGAGCTGCCGTTCCTGCACGCCGACCTCTTCCGGGAGCACCAGCTGCGCCCGCCGAAGGGGATCCTGCTCTACGGTCCGCCCGGATGTGGGAAGACGCTCATCGCGAAAGCGGTCGCCAACTCCCTCGCCAAGAAGATCGCCGAGCTGCGCGGCCAGGAGAAGCACACCAGCTACTTCCTCAACATCAAGGGCCCCGAGCTGCTCAACAAGTTCGTCGGTGAGACCGAGCGGCACATCCGCCTGATCTTCCAGCGCGCTCGTGAGAAGGCCAGCGAGGGCACACCGGTCATCGTGTTCTTCGACGAGATGGACTCGATCTTCCGGACCCGTGGCTCCGGCGTCTCCTCGGACGTCGAGAACACCATCGTCCCGCAGCTCCTCAGCGAGATCGACGGTGTCGAGGGCCTGGAGAACGTCATCGTCATCGGCGCCTCCAACCGGGAAGACATGATCGACCCCGCGATCCTGCGGCCGGGCCGGCTCGACGTCAAGATCAAGATCGAGCGCCCGGACGCCGAGTCGGCGAAGGACATCTTCTCCAAGTACATCCTCACCGGGCTGCCGCTCGCCGCGGACGACCTGGCCGAGCACGGCGAATCCGCCGACGCGACGGTGCACGCCATGATCGACTCGGTGGTGCTCCGGATGTACTCGGAGACGGAGGAGAACCGGTTCCTGGAGGTCACCTATGCCAACGGTGACAAGGAGGTCCTCTACTTCAAGGACTTCAACTCCGGTGCCATGATCCAGAACATCGTCGACCGCGGCAAGAAGATGGCGATCAAGGAGTTCCTCTCCTCGGGTCGCAAGGGACTGCGCCTCCAGCACCTCCTCGACGCCTGCGTCGACGAGTTCCGGGAGAACGAGGACCTGCCCAACACGACCAACCCCGACGACTGGGCGCGGATCTCGGGCAAGAAGGGCGAGCGGATCGTCTACATCCGCACGCTGGTCTCCGGCGGCAAGGGTGCCGAGGCCGGCCGCTCCATCGAGACCACGACCAACACCGGTCAGTACCTATAGGCGCGACGTGACGAGGGCCGGCACCCGATGGGTGCCGGCCCTCGCCGTGTTCCGGGGCGCGCGTGGTGCGGTGCGCGCGGCGCGCGCGGCGCGCGCGGTGTGATCGCATTGTTTCTCGGAAACTGGCCCTACGCGGGCGGGGCGAGGGGCTTATTTCACGGAAAGTGCGCGATCTTGGAGCGCCAGCGGCGTTGGCGGGAGCGGTCAGCGGCGGCGGTTTGCGCCCGCCTGAGCGGGTGCGTCGGTCTCCGCCTCGGCGTCGGGCTCCGCGCCGCGCTGGGACGGCGGGCGGGCCTCGACGGTGTCCTCGCTGATGAAGTAGGCCGGCCGGGCCTGGAGCGCCTGGAAGATGCGCCCGACATACTCGCCCAGCAATCCCAGGCAGATGAGCTGCACGGCGCCGAAGAGCAGCACGGCGAGGAAGAGCGAGGTCCAGCCGGGTACGACGGTGCCGTTGGCCCAGGCGATCAGCGTGGTGGCCGTGAGGACCACCGTGGCGCCGACGCCGAACGCGCCCAGCCACAGGGCTGCCCGCAGCGGCGCGGCGGTAAAGTTGATCACGCTGTCGGCGGCGAGCCGGATCATCTTGGTGAGCGGGTATTTGGTGCTGCCCGCCGCCCGCTTCTCGCGGACGTAGCTCACCTCGCCGCTGGGGAAGCCGAGCCACGGCACGAGCAGCCGGTAGACCGGGGTGTGCTCGGGCAGCGAGCGCAGGGCCTCCACCATCGCGCGGCTGAGCAGCCGGAAGTCGCCGGCACCGTCGGGCATCTTCTTGCCGACGATCTTCCGCATGACCGTGTAGTAGAGCCCGGCGGTGTTGCGCTTGAAGACGGTGTCGGACTCGCGGTCGCCCCGCACGCCGTAGACGATGTCGAGCTGCCGCGACCGGGCCAGCTCCAGCATCTCCGGAATCACCTCCGGCGGGTCCTGCAGGTCCGCGTCGAGGCTGACCACGTAGTCGCCCCGGGACCGGTGCAGACCGGCCGTGAGGGCCGCCTGGTGCCCGCTGTTGCGCCGCAGCCGCACGAGCCGCAACTCCGGCCAGTTGCGCCGCAGGAGGTGCAGGATCGCCGCCGTGTCGTCGGCGCTGCCGTCGTCGACGGCGACCACCTCGTAGGTCTCGCCCAGACCGTCGAGGACCGGTCGCAACCGCTGCACGAGCAGGGGCAGGACCGCCTCCTCGTTGAACATGGGAATGACGACCGAGAGCGCGAGCTCCCCTCCAGCGGTCATCGTGACGTCCTTCCAGCTCAGCGACGCGGGCGGGCTGAATCCTACTAGTGCATCGATCGAGTCCGCGATGGCACGCCACGCCGTCCCACGTCGCCATGCATGCCTCGTCGGACGTGGGAGTGGCCGAGTAGCGCGTCATGGGGGCTAGGCTCGTCACATGAGTGTGCGCCGGATCATGGGGACCGAGGTCGAATACGGCATCAGTGTCCCCGGCCAACCCCAGGCCAACCCCATGGTTACCTCCTCCCAGATCGTCAACGCCTACGGGGCCCGCCCCGAGCTCGTCAAGGGAGGCCGGGCACGCTGGGACTACGAGGAGGAGTCGCCGCTGCGGGACGCGCGCGGCTTCACCTACACCGGCGCGGTCTTCGACCCGGCCGAGGCGCTGGCCGACGAGGACCTCGGTCTCGCCAACGTCATCCTGACCAACGGAGCCCGGCTCTACGTCGACCACGCCCACCCGGAGTACTCGTCCCCCGAGTGCACCAACCCGCTCGACATCGTCAAGTGGGACAAGGCGGGGGAGCGGGTGATGGCCGAGGGCGCCCGCCGCGCCGCGACCATCCCGGGCACCCAGCCGATCCAGCTCTACAAGAACAACACCGACAACAAGGGCGCCAGCTACGGCTCCCACGAGAATTTCCTGATGCGCCGGCAGACGCCGTTCGCCGAGATCGTCTCCTTCCTGACGCCGTTCTTCGTGACCCGGCAGATCGTCTGCGGCGCGGGCCGGGTCGGCATCGGCCAGGACGGCTCGCAGTCCGGTTTCCAGATCTCCCAGCGTGCGGACTTCTTCGAGGTCGAGGTGGGCCTGGAGACGACGCTCAAGCGCCCGATCATCAACACCCGGGACGAGCCGCACTCCGACGCCGACAAGTACCGCCGCCTGCACGTCATCATCGGCGACGCCAACCTCTCCGAGATCTCGACCTACCTCAAGGTGGGCACGACGGCGCTGATCCTGGCGATGATCGAGGACAAGGTGCTCACCGCCGACCTCGGCATCGCCGACCCGGTCGCCGAGCTGCGGGCGGTCAGCCACGACCCGACCCTGAGCCACCGGGTGCGGATGCGCGATGGACGCCGCCTCACGGCGCTGGACGTGCAGTGGGCCTATCTGGAGCGTGCTCGCTCCTACATGGACAGCAAGGGTATGGACCCCGAGACGGCGGACGTGCTCGACCGCTGGGAGAGCGTGCTGGACCGGCTCAGCCGCGATCCGATGCTCTGCGCCGACGAGCTCGACTGGGTGGCGAAGCTGCGGCTGCTCGAGGGCTATCGCGAGCGGGAGAACCTGGGCTGGTCGTCGCACAAGCTCCAGCTCGTCGACCTGCAGTACTCCGACGTGCGCCCGGAGAAGGGCCTCTACCACCGGCTCGTCGCCCGCGGCTCGATGAAGACCCTCATCCCGTCCGACGACGTGCAGCGGGCGATGGTGGAGCCGCCGGAGGACACCCGGGCCTACTTCCGCGGCCGTTGCCTCGCCCAGTACGCGTCCGAAGTGGTCGCCGCCAGCTGGGACTCCGTCATATTCGACGTGGGCAGGGAGTCGCTGGTGCGCGTACCCATGATGGAGCCGGAGCGGGGCACCAAGCGCGTGGTGGGTGCGCTCTTCGACCGATGCGCGAGTGCGAAGGACCTGTTGGAGGCTCTATCCAAGGGCTGACCGGCCGTGTCCGCTCTTAGCTGATCGCGTTTGTCGGTCCGGCGCGGTAGGTTTTAGGCACCCGCCGGACCGGCGAAACGGCGGGTGCGACGCCCACACGCAGTGTGGGTCGACGCGATCCGGCGGTGTGCCGCCGGATGCCACGAGGGACAAACGCGGGAGGCAGCCATGGCCAGTCAGGACACCGGTGGACAGGGACAGTCGGGCAAGCGGCGCGAGTCCGAGACCGACGAGCCTGTCGCGCCTGAGGTCAACCCCGAGGTGGCCGAGCGGGTCGAGAAGATCGGCGAGGACGTCGACGACCTGCTCGACGAGATCGACTCGGTGCTCGAGGAGAACGCGGAAGAGTTCGTGCGTGGATACGTTCAAAAGGGCGGACAGTAAGACTTTGTCCGATTCAACATACTTGAAGGAGGCCTCGTGACCTCGGGCTTTGAATCACCCGGACGTCTGCCAGCGGTCTACACCACTCCGGGGATGAGCTCGTTCACGGAATTCCTCGGCAAGGCCGCGCCGGAGCTGCTGCCCGGCCGCAGGCACCTGCCGGCCGGACACAGTGCGGACATCGCGCCGCACGCGACCACCATCGTGGCGATCGCCTGCTCCGACGGCGTGGTGATGGCCGGTGACCGCCGGGCGACCATGGGCAACCTCATCGCCAGCCGCGACATCGAGAAGGTCCACCCGTCCGACGCCTACTCGCTGATCGGCATCGCCGGCACCGCGGGCATCGGCATCGAGATGATCCGGCTCTTCCAGGTGGAGCTCGAGCACTACGAGAAGATCGAGGGCGCGATGCTCTCGCTCGACGGCAAGGCCAACCGGCTCGCCACGATGATCCGGGGCAACCTGGGCATGGCGCTGCAGGGCCTCGTCGCGGTGCCGCTCTTCGCGGGCTTCGACCTCGACGCCACCGACCCGGCCAAGGTCGGCCGGGTGTGGAGCTTCGACGTCGCGGGCGGCATCTACGAGGAGACCGGCTACGACTCGATCGGGTCCGGCTCGCTGTTCGCCAAGTCCGCGCTGAAGAAGCGCTACCGTCCGGGGATCAGCACCGGCGACGCGATCAAGCTCGCGGTCGACGCGCTCTACGACGCGGCCGACGACGACACGGCGACCGGTGGCCCCGACGTCATCCGGCGCATCTTCCCGGTCGTGATGACCGCGACCGCCGAGGGCACCCACCGCCTCAGCGACGCGGAGACCGGCGCGATCGCCGACGCCATCATCGCCGAGCGGCACTCCCAGCCCGGCGGCTGACCGCGACCGGGCCGCTCGCGGGCGGCCCGGCGGCACCAGCCCAGACCCGAGTAGTTCAGCCAGTCCGGAAGGAGCAGGTCAGACCGTGGCCATGCAGTTCTACGCCTCACCCGAGCAGATCATGCGCGACCGCTCGGAGTACGCCCGCAAGGGCATCGCCCGAGGCCGCAGCGTTGTCGTGCTGACCTACGCCGGGGGAGTGCTCTTCGTCGCGGAGAACCTCTCCAGCACCCTGCACAAGGTCAGCGAGATCTACGACCGCATCGGATTCGCCGCCGTCGGGCGCTACAACGAGTTCGAGAACCTTCGCTCGGCCGGTGTGCGCATGGCCGACCTGCGGGGCTACTCCTACGACCGCCGCGACGTCACCGGGCGGGCGCTCGCCAGCGCCTACGCGCAGACCCTCGGCACGCTCTTCTCCGAGCAGGGCAAGCCCCTGGAGGTGGAGATCTGCGTGGCGGAGGTCGGCCTGACCCCGGCGACCGACCAGCTCTACCGGCTCACCTATGACGGCTCCGTGCAGGACGAGCCGGGCTTCCTCGCGATGGGCGGCCAGGCCGAGGCGATCGGCGCCGTGCTCAAGGCTCAGCACAGCGAGTCGCACACGCTCGGTGACGCGCTCAAGCTCGCGCTGGAGGCGCTCTCGGGCGTCGGCGGCGAGGGCGGCGGCAAGCGGGTCATCGCGCCCAACCAGCTCGAGGTCGCGGTGCTCGACCGGTCCCGTCCGGGCCGCACGTTCCGGCGGATCACCGGTGCGCCGCTCACCGCGCTGCTGACCCCGGCGGCGATCGAGGCGGCCAAGCCGGAGGCGAAGCCCGACGCCAAGCCGGACGCCAAACCGGCGAAGCCGGCCGCTGAGGCGAAGCCCGACGCGAAGCCCGCGGCCGACCCGAAGCCGACCGACGAAGCGAAGTAACAGCGATACACACGAAGGGCCGTGCGCGAGGCGCACGGCCCTTCGTCATGTCCCGGTCCACCCGGCGGGAGTGCCGTGCCGGGCTTCCCGCGCGGTCACCGCTCGCACCGGCGCGGAGCACCCTGGTGCGCCGGTCAGGCCAC
This portion of the Allocatelliglobosispora scoriae genome encodes:
- a CDS encoding ferredoxin, producing the protein MASDNELHVWVDQDLCTGDGLCAQYAPEVFEFDVDGLAYVKNDAGELQLATGATVPVPVHLRLDVLDAIKDCPGECIHLRRADGDATPLAEDDREALRAEIAA
- the arc gene encoding proteasome ATPase; this translates as MARSDDADARAARWEKESNDLSAQVAFLQEELALLRRKVSESPRHVRQLEERLAATQAQLSRLTENNERLVATLKEARAQIVTLKEEIDRLAQPPSGYGVFLSRHEDGTVDVFTGGRKLRVAVSPSLDVDELQRGQEVLLNDALNIVDAFGFERTGEVVMLREILDGGDRALVISHADEERIVYLAESLAGQPLRAGDSLMIEPRSAYAYERIPKSEVEELVLEEVPDVNYEDIGGLQRQIEQIRDAVELPFLHADLFREHQLRPPKGILLYGPPGCGKTLIAKAVANSLAKKIAELRGQEKHTSYFLNIKGPELLNKFVGETERHIRLIFQRAREKASEGTPVIVFFDEMDSIFRTRGSGVSSDVENTIVPQLLSEIDGVEGLENVIVIGASNREDMIDPAILRPGRLDVKIKIERPDAESAKDIFSKYILTGLPLAADDLAEHGESADATVHAMIDSVVLRMYSETEENRFLEVTYANGDKEVLYFKDFNSGAMIQNIVDRGKKMAIKEFLSSGRKGLRLQHLLDACVDEFRENEDLPNTTNPDDWARISGKKGERIVYIRTLVSGGKGAEAGRSIETTTNTGQYL
- a CDS encoding glycosyltransferase family 2 protein — encoded protein: MTAGGELALSVVIPMFNEEAVLPLLVQRLRPVLDGLGETYEVVAVDDGSADDTAAILHLLRRNWPELRLVRLRRNSGHQAALTAGLHRSRGDYVVSLDADLQDPPEVIPEMLELARSRQLDIVYGVRGDRESDTVFKRNTAGLYYTVMRKIVGKKMPDGAGDFRLLSRAMVEALRSLPEHTPVYRLLVPWLGFPSGEVSYVREKRAAGSTKYPLTKMIRLAADSVINFTAAPLRAALWLGAFGVGATVVLTATTLIAWANGTVVPGWTSLFLAVLLFGAVQLICLGLLGEYVGRIFQALQARPAYFISEDTVEARPPSQRGAEPDAEAETDAPAQAGANRRR
- the dop gene encoding depupylase/deamidase Dop; its protein translation is MSVRRIMGTEVEYGISVPGQPQANPMVTSSQIVNAYGARPELVKGGRARWDYEEESPLRDARGFTYTGAVFDPAEALADEDLGLANVILTNGARLYVDHAHPEYSSPECTNPLDIVKWDKAGERVMAEGARRAATIPGTQPIQLYKNNTDNKGASYGSHENFLMRRQTPFAEIVSFLTPFFVTRQIVCGAGRVGIGQDGSQSGFQISQRADFFEVEVGLETTLKRPIINTRDEPHSDADKYRRLHVIIGDANLSEISTYLKVGTTALILAMIEDKVLTADLGIADPVAELRAVSHDPTLSHRVRMRDGRRLTALDVQWAYLERARSYMDSKGMDPETADVLDRWESVLDRLSRDPMLCADELDWVAKLRLLEGYRERENLGWSSHKLQLVDLQYSDVRPEKGLYHRLVARGSMKTLIPSDDVQRAMVEPPEDTRAYFRGRCLAQYASEVVAASWDSVIFDVGRESLVRVPMMEPERGTKRVVGALFDRCASAKDLLEALSKG
- a CDS encoding ubiquitin-like protein Pup yields the protein MASQDTGGQGQSGKRRESETDEPVAPEVNPEVAERVEKIGEDVDDLLDEIDSVLEENAEEFVRGYVQKGGQ
- the prcB gene encoding proteasome subunit beta, producing the protein MTSGFESPGRLPAVYTTPGMSSFTEFLGKAAPELLPGRRHLPAGHSADIAPHATTIVAIACSDGVVMAGDRRATMGNLIASRDIEKVHPSDAYSLIGIAGTAGIGIEMIRLFQVELEHYEKIEGAMLSLDGKANRLATMIRGNLGMALQGLVAVPLFAGFDLDATDPAKVGRVWSFDVAGGIYEETGYDSIGSGSLFAKSALKKRYRPGISTGDAIKLAVDALYDAADDDTATGGPDVIRRIFPVVMTATAEGTHRLSDAETGAIADAIIAERHSQPGG
- the prcA gene encoding proteasome subunit alpha, translated to MAMQFYASPEQIMRDRSEYARKGIARGRSVVVLTYAGGVLFVAENLSSTLHKVSEIYDRIGFAAVGRYNEFENLRSAGVRMADLRGYSYDRRDVTGRALASAYAQTLGTLFSEQGKPLEVEICVAEVGLTPATDQLYRLTYDGSVQDEPGFLAMGGQAEAIGAVLKAQHSESHTLGDALKLALEALSGVGGEGGGKRVIAPNQLEVAVLDRSRPGRTFRRITGAPLTALLTPAAIEAAKPEAKPDAKPDAKPAKPAAEAKPDAKPAADPKPTDEAK